The Spiroplasma citri genome has a segment encoding these proteins:
- a CDS encoding integrase core domain-containing protein codes for MLKDKNIFHQTTPVRSPQSNGKIERFHQNYTKLFVFEEKILNAVSLQNKLNDYYFYNFERVHKSLNFQDRVKYSVGINLPKTKKKIDIKFYLF; via the coding sequence ATTTTAAAAGATAAAAATATTTTTCATCAGACAACACCGGTTCGTTCTCCGCAGTCAAACGGTAAGATTGAAAGATTTCATCAAAATTATACTAAATTATTTGTATTTGAAGAAAAAATATTAAATGCAGTTAGTTTACAGAATAAATTAAATGATTATTATTTTTATAATTTTGAAAGAGTACATAAGTCTTTAAATTTTCAGGACCGCGTAAAATATTCGGTTGGTATAAATTTACCAAAAACTAAGAAAAAGATAGATATAAAATTCTATCTTTTTTAA
- a CDS encoding DDE-type integrase/transposase/recombinase, which translates to MKTFFRWLKKDERWLKIKNKIKEIKKQHPRYEVKEIGLLQMDAKYFVPSKFPVDKKYYVYDFIDEKTRLALGYVYDKLSIDNAIAAVKKAISDFKNIFGVKITWIRTDNGSEFINNYRNNQKKILLKKLILLNFKR; encoded by the coding sequence TTGAAAACATTTTTTCGTTGACTTAAAAAAGATGAAAGATGATTAAAAATAAAAAATAAAATTAAAGAAATTAAAAAACAACATCCAAGATATGAAGTTAAAGAAATAGGTTTATTACAGATGGACGCTAAATATTTTGTACCGAGTAAATTTCCAGTTGATAAAAAGTATTATGTTTATGATTTTATTGATGAAAAAACAAGATTAGCATTAGGATATGTTTATGATAAATTAAGTATTGATAATGCTATTGCTGCTGTTAAAAAAGCAATTAGTGATTTTAAAAATATATTTGGTGTTAAAATAACATGAATTAGAACTGATAACGGTTCTGAATTTATTAATAATTATCGGAATAATCAAAAAAAAATACTGTTAAAGAAACTAATTTTACTCAATTTTAAAAGATAA
- a CDS encoding lipoprotein: MKKWLNIIGTIGLTATSTTTLMSCKKENKKDTKPIAPTTKAQQPPEGSNWKLITDYNYFDNNIDDKWYFFILKTEKENKLKEIKFINNSNNAYGIIESNGFIFSKYLIKNSYLQKGLIKGLYCWNGNDEPQIPTIDKNTGEIIDWKEQKGTE; encoded by the coding sequence ATGAAAAAATGACTTAACATAATAGGAACAATCGGATTAACCGCAACAAGCACAACAACACTAATGAGTTGCAAAAAAGAAAATAAAAAAGATACTAAACCTATTGCACCAACAACAAAAGCACAACAACCACCAGAAGGTAGTAATTGAAAATTAATTACTGATTATAATTATTTTGATAATAATATTGATGATAAATGGTATTTTTTTATTTTAAAAACTGAAAAAGAAAATAAATTAAAAGAAATAAAATTTATTAATAATAGTAATAATGCTTATGGAATTATTGAATCAAATGGTTTTATTTTTAGTAAATATCTTATAAAGAATTCGTATTTACAAAAAGGATTAATTAAAGGTCTTTATTGCTGAAATGGTAATGATGAACCACAAATACCTACTATTGACAAAAACACTGGTGAAATTATTGATTGAAAAGAACAAAAAGGAACTGAATAA